Proteins found in one Zea mays cultivar B73 chromosome 1, Zm-B73-REFERENCE-NAM-5.0, whole genome shotgun sequence genomic segment:
- the LOC100282808 gene encoding thioredoxin-like protein 1, with amino-acid sequence MNAASTAAAAPAPAATVQVPRGQVDLIDFIDWTGVECLNQDSSHSIVNALKQSLRDDEGLYLASDSDEQLLIYIPFMQVVKLHSALFKGPEEEGPKTVKLFSNKEHMGFSNVNDYPPSDTLELSSDHLIENKLLPLKYVKFQNVRSLTIFIEDNQSGSDVSKIHKIALYGTTVDTTNMKDLKKIEEH; translated from the exons ATGAacgccgccagcaccgccgccgcgGCCCCCGCGCCTGCCGCGACCGTGCAGGTGCCGCGCGGGCAGGTGGATCTGATCGACTTCATCGACTGGACCGGCGTCGAGTGCCTCAACCAGGACTCGTCCCACAGCATCGTCAACGCGCTCAAGCAG AGTTTGAGAGACGACGAGGGGCTGTACCTCGCCAGCGATTCGGACGAGCAGCTGCTGATCTACATCCCCTTCATGCAGGTAGTCAAACTGCATTCCGCGCTATTCAAAGGTCCCGAGGAAGAGG GCCCCAAAACAGTAAAACTCTTCTCCAACAAAGAGCATATGGGTTTCAG CAATGTCAATGACTATCCACCAAGTGACACCCTCGAGCTATCATCCGATCATTTGATAGAG AATAAACTTTTGCCACTAAAGTATGTCAAGTTTCAAAATGTTCGCAG TCTGACTATATTTATTGAGGACAACCAAAGTGGAAGTGATGTCTCCAAAATTCACAAGATTGCTCTTTATGGAACAAC TGTGGACACGACAAATATGAAGGATCTGAAGAAGATAGAAGAGCACTGA
- the LOC100282808 gene encoding thioredoxin-like protein 1 isoform X1, with product MYKFFSHRNSRVGFARPPTRTRARKAERSPPGLPFLPALRSPKARSFRKPAQAMNAASTAAAAPAPAATVQVPRGQVDLIDFIDWTGVECLNQDSSHSIVNALKQSLRDDEGLYLASDSDEQLLIYIPFMQVVKLHSALFKGPEEEGPKTVKLFSNKEHMGFSNVNDYPPSDTLELSSDHLIEMGLGLSFLQNKLLPLKYVKFQNVRSLTIFIEDNQSGSDVSKIHKIALYGTTVDTTNMKDLKKIEEH from the exons ATGTACAAATTTTTTTCCCATCGCAACTCACGTGTCGGATTCGCTCGTCCACCTACCCGGACGCGCGCACGCAAAGCAGAACGCTCCCCTCCCGGCCTTCCCTTCCTCCCCGCCCTCCGAAGTCCGAAGGCCAGAAGCTTCCGGAAGCCAGCCCAAGCCATGAacgccgccagcaccgccgccgcgGCCCCCGCGCCTGCCGCGACCGTGCAGGTGCCGCGCGGGCAGGTGGATCTGATCGACTTCATCGACTGGACCGGCGTCGAGTGCCTCAACCAGGACTCGTCCCACAGCATCGTCAACGCGCTCAAGCAG AGTTTGAGAGACGACGAGGGGCTGTACCTCGCCAGCGATTCGGACGAGCAGCTGCTGATCTACATCCCCTTCATGCAGGTAGTCAAACTGCATTCCGCGCTATTCAAAGGTCCCGAGGAAGAGG GCCCCAAAACAGTAAAACTCTTCTCCAACAAAGAGCATATGGGTTTCAG CAATGTCAATGACTATCCACCAAGTGACACCCTCGAGCTATCATCCGATCATTTGATAGAG ATGGGCCTTGGCCTTTCTTTCCTGCAGAATAAACTTTTGCCACTAAAGTATGTCAAGTTTCAAAATGTTCGCAG TCTGACTATATTTATTGAGGACAACCAAAGTGGAAGTGATGTCTCCAAAATTCACAAGATTGCTCTTTATGGAACAAC TGTGGACACGACAAATATGAAGGATCTGAAGAAGATAGAAGAGCACTGA